CCGCCGCGCAGGACCCGCACCGACCCGCTCCCCGGACCTCGCGGATCTTCCACAGGGCTGATCCGGTAGTAGTCCCTCCCATACCAATCCTCGCACCACTCCCACACGTTCCCATGCATGTCGTACAATCCCCACCCGTTCCCACGCAGCCGCTTCACAGGGTTCGTCCGCCCACCGCTGTTCTTCTCGTACCACCCCAGCGCCCCCAACC
The genomic region above belongs to Chloracidobacterium sp. and contains:
- a CDS encoding formylglycine-generating enzyme family protein, coding for LGALGWYEKNSGGRTNPVKRLRGNGWGLYDMHGNVWEWCEDWYGRDYYRISPVEDPRGPGSGSVRVLRGGAWSDYASLCRAASRYFGAPSDWYSPLGLRVAVGAP